One Brachybacterium aquaticum genomic region harbors:
- a CDS encoding restriction endonuclease, with protein MAISDALYVVEDWISEHYFTADDASKTFTARTKALLQEWRTTGEEDPTWQSPRDRFTAARTGLVSRLLDLQADTAALPETASSSERRELLGERSLRLADELRTILGYTEQTDSDGNAAPGRWDVTTTGPLRRYATRGVDEAPFAMLDALAADDVQDVLAKQAGYLPTDVVLHEGTEDEQRLTTVPQVLSALAIEKDAPEFLLVLAGRFAVLTSSRLWPQGRYLVADLQTIAERNDQKRGGEVERMLAALSADSLAPDANSQIWWTDTVQESIDNAVGVSEDLRDGVRESIEIIANEVIRRRDAQGLAPLPQDQAQPLALQSLRYLYRILFLLYAEASPELGVLPVGAPEYQAGYSLDRLRDLTQREVPLDAADGTYLYRSLQVLFDLINTGHRPEDVQADGPAEHGGGALVFENLDADLFRADRTALIDEVKLGNKALQAVLENLLLSRVQKGKSRGFISYVALGINQLGAVYESLMSYTGSFADQDLVEVAKGGDPKDGSWVVPEDVIDDSMTQHLVMVEDETGKKVPRTYRHGEFVFRLSGRARQQSASYYSPEVITSFTVAQGLAELLDPVITDETDLPEGTVVFDDEDFDHQPIRRRRTTAAEILNMSICEPALGSGAFAIEAVRQLAAEYLTRRQDELDQRIDPERYAEELQRVKAYIALHNVYGVDLNPTAVELAEVSLWLDTMAPGLKAPWFGLRLRAGNSLIGARHAVYRADTLKKSKLKAVVETAPETLPVTTVHDPVGADGTRASMAGRIAHFLLPGEGWLAAAQDAEIKKLAPDAAKDLRDHAKDWAGKLTPPQLAQLQTLSQRVEELWGLALRRIRAAEEQSRRAIPVWGAETSEGGAVTRTQIEDTLADANCAYQRLRLVMDAWCALWFWPVLPDDEIAPPRFPQWLATVQKILGTSFEVVKHTKNAKGPGEGQLALGSAEVWEQLDAVEMMFPLGNAANTERLIADTPWLKRCTEIAAEQRFFHWELDFAAAFDRRGFDLQVGNPPWVRPTLDLPGLLGEFNPWWVLSNKPSNAEKKHRRELTLGHEGAAEALLSGTRDVAATAEFVGSAAMYPDMTGTQPDLYRNFMAQTWAHSSATGIVTLVHPPTHLTDARGYALRLATYRRMRRHWRLLNKLRLFHEIKDEIWYSVNVYGAPRDVDFLSAVGIFHPTVVEASFRHDGTGPEPGFKNAEGSWDLTPHRARIQRNRRDQLELWHSLMESGNSEVAVESSRMLSSVNHAAATALEILSRTTKVGSLAPRFSSGWHETGDRAKGRFESRWGVPESWEEVILQGASFHVSNPLFAQLNSTMKNFQDYSVTDLEALLPSAIPATEYKPLYCETKAAGGELVSNTSIYDKAYGTWSYTNTRDGETVTDVTPVRTFYRVMWRAMAAGNGERTLVPAIFPPGAAAVHSVNSYGLPGCAKTSLVGLVASMGSLLADFVIRSSVGSGISPTAVERLPVVPSDHWLAPAAHLRTLRLNSLTTAYADLWRDTFDSSFTADAWTGGLDRPNRPALGDVGPEWSMASPLRIDEDRRQALVEIDAIMAIVTGISIDDLVTIYRTQFGVLNDYDRGEGKKAYIFDANGRQIPSAVRTAWNKAGRPETGLPLEDRTAVHPSATGTGRTIVYEQPFRILDREADMRQAYAEFTRRMEENGS; from the coding sequence ATGGCGATCAGCGATGCCCTCTACGTGGTCGAGGACTGGATCAGCGAGCACTACTTCACCGCGGATGACGCGTCGAAGACCTTCACCGCCCGCACCAAGGCACTGCTCCAGGAATGGCGCACCACCGGCGAGGAGGACCCGACCTGGCAGAGCCCCCGGGACCGCTTCACCGCCGCCCGCACGGGCCTGGTGAGCCGCCTGCTGGATCTCCAGGCCGACACCGCCGCACTCCCGGAGACGGCGAGCTCGAGCGAGCGTCGCGAGCTGCTGGGGGAGCGGTCCCTCCGACTGGCCGACGAGCTCCGCACGATCCTCGGCTACACCGAGCAGACCGATTCCGACGGCAACGCGGCTCCCGGCCGCTGGGACGTGACCACCACCGGACCCCTGCGTCGCTACGCGACACGGGGTGTCGACGAGGCCCCGTTCGCGATGCTCGACGCGCTCGCGGCCGACGACGTCCAGGATGTCCTCGCCAAGCAGGCCGGCTACCTCCCCACCGACGTCGTTCTCCACGAGGGCACCGAGGACGAGCAGCGTCTCACCACCGTCCCCCAGGTCCTCTCCGCCCTCGCCATCGAGAAGGACGCTCCCGAGTTCCTCCTCGTCCTCGCCGGCCGCTTCGCCGTCCTCACCTCCTCGCGCCTATGGCCGCAGGGCCGTTACCTCGTCGCCGACCTCCAGACCATCGCCGAGCGCAATGACCAGAAGCGCGGCGGCGAGGTCGAGCGCATGCTCGCCGCCCTCAGCGCCGACTCCCTCGCCCCGGATGCGAACTCCCAGATCTGGTGGACCGACACGGTCCAGGAGTCGATCGACAACGCGGTGGGAGTCTCGGAGGACCTCCGCGACGGCGTCCGCGAGAGCATCGAGATCATCGCCAACGAGGTGATCCGCCGCCGCGACGCCCAGGGACTCGCGCCCCTGCCGCAGGACCAGGCGCAGCCGCTCGCCCTGCAGTCGCTGCGCTACCTCTACCGGATCCTGTTCCTGCTGTACGCGGAGGCGAGCCCCGAACTGGGCGTGCTCCCGGTCGGTGCCCCGGAGTACCAGGCCGGTTACTCCTTGGACCGCCTCCGTGATCTCACCCAGCGCGAGGTCCCTCTCGATGCGGCCGACGGCACGTACCTGTACCGCTCCCTCCAGGTCCTCTTCGACCTCATCAACACCGGCCACCGCCCCGAGGACGTGCAGGCGGACGGTCCTGCCGAGCACGGCGGCGGCGCCCTCGTCTTCGAGAACCTCGACGCGGACCTGTTCCGCGCCGACCGCACCGCCCTCATTGACGAGGTCAAGCTCGGCAACAAGGCACTCCAGGCCGTGCTCGAGAACCTCCTGCTCTCCCGGGTGCAGAAGGGCAAGAGCCGCGGCTTCATCAGCTACGTCGCCCTCGGCATCAACCAGCTCGGCGCGGTCTACGAGTCCCTCATGAGCTACACCGGTTCCTTCGCCGACCAGGACCTCGTCGAGGTCGCCAAGGGCGGGGACCCGAAGGACGGCTCCTGGGTGGTCCCGGAGGACGTCATCGACGACTCCATGACCCAGCACCTCGTCATGGTCGAGGACGAGACGGGCAAGAAGGTGCCACGCACCTACCGCCACGGCGAGTTCGTGTTCCGTCTCTCCGGCCGCGCCCGCCAGCAGTCCGCGAGCTACTACTCCCCGGAGGTCATCACCTCCTTCACCGTCGCCCAGGGCCTCGCCGAGCTGCTCGACCCCGTCATCACCGACGAGACCGACCTGCCCGAGGGTACTGTGGTGTTCGACGACGAGGACTTCGACCACCAGCCGATCCGTCGCAGGCGCACCACCGCTGCGGAGATCCTGAACATGTCGATCTGCGAGCCAGCCCTGGGCTCCGGGGCGTTCGCGATCGAGGCGGTGCGCCAGCTCGCCGCCGAGTACCTCACCCGCCGTCAGGACGAGCTCGATCAGCGCATCGACCCCGAGCGGTACGCGGAGGAGCTGCAGCGGGTGAAGGCCTATATCGCCCTGCACAACGTGTACGGCGTGGACCTGAATCCCACCGCCGTGGAGCTCGCCGAGGTGTCCCTGTGGCTGGACACGATGGCACCGGGGCTGAAGGCACCGTGGTTCGGTCTGCGGCTGCGCGCCGGTAATTCGCTCATCGGTGCGCGGCACGCCGTGTACCGCGCGGACACACTCAAGAAGTCCAAGCTCAAGGCCGTCGTGGAGACCGCGCCGGAGACCCTGCCGGTCACCACCGTGCACGACCCCGTCGGGGCCGACGGCACGCGAGCGAGCATGGCTGGGCGGATCGCCCACTTCCTGCTGCCGGGGGAGGGGTGGCTCGCCGCCGCGCAGGATGCGGAGATCAAGAAGCTCGCCCCTGACGCCGCGAAGGACCTCCGCGACCACGCTAAGGACTGGGCCGGGAAGCTCACGCCGCCGCAGCTCGCGCAGCTGCAGACCCTCTCCCAGCGCGTCGAGGAACTGTGGGGCCTGGCCCTGCGCCGCATCCGCGCCGCGGAGGAGCAGTCCCGCCGCGCGATCCCCGTGTGGGGCGCGGAGACCAGCGAGGGCGGCGCAGTCACGAGGACGCAGATCGAGGACACCCTCGCGGATGCGAACTGTGCCTACCAGCGGCTGCGCCTGGTGATGGACGCCTGGTGCGCCCTGTGGTTCTGGCCTGTGCTCCCCGACGACGAGATCGCCCCGCCGAGGTTCCCGCAGTGGCTGGCGACGGTGCAGAAAATCCTCGGGACGTCCTTCGAGGTCGTGAAGCACACGAAGAACGCCAAGGGACCCGGCGAAGGCCAGCTCGCGCTCGGCAGCGCGGAGGTATGGGAACAGCTCGATGCTGTCGAAATGATGTTCCCCTTGGGCAATGCCGCGAACACCGAGCGGCTCATCGCCGACACCCCGTGGCTGAAGCGCTGCACCGAGATCGCTGCCGAACAGCGCTTCTTCCACTGGGAGCTCGACTTCGCAGCGGCGTTCGACCGTAGGGGTTTCGACCTGCAGGTCGGGAACCCGCCGTGGGTGCGGCCGACGTTGGACCTCCCGGGACTGCTGGGAGAGTTCAACCCGTGGTGGGTGCTCAGCAACAAGCCGTCGAACGCAGAGAAGAAGCACCGGCGGGAACTGACTCTCGGTCATGAGGGTGCGGCGGAGGCGCTGCTGTCGGGGACTCGCGATGTCGCTGCGACGGCGGAGTTCGTCGGCTCTGCGGCGATGTATCCGGACATGACTGGGACCCAGCCGGACCTATACCGGAACTTCATGGCGCAGACGTGGGCGCACTCGTCAGCGACCGGCATCGTCACGCTCGTGCACCCGCCGACGCATCTCACCGATGCACGCGGGTACGCCCTGCGTCTGGCGACCTACCGGCGCATGCGCCGTCACTGGCGGCTCCTAAACAAACTCCGTCTCTTCCACGAGATTAAGGACGAGATTTGGTATTCAGTGAACGTCTATGGAGCGCCACGTGACGTTGACTTTCTGAGCGCGGTCGGGATCTTTCACCCGACGGTTGTGGAGGCATCGTTCCGCCACGACGGTACCGGCCCTGAGCCTGGTTTCAAGAACGCCGAAGGGAGCTGGGACCTCACGCCTCACCGCGCCCGTATTCAGCGTAATCGGCGGGATCAGCTCGAGCTGTGGCACTCTCTCATGGAGTCGGGCAACTCTGAAGTGGCGGTGGAGTCGAGTCGCATGCTTTCGAGCGTCAATCACGCCGCGGCGACGGCGCTCGAGATCCTTTCGAGGACCACAAAGGTCGGCTCGCTCGCCCCGCGATTCAGCAGTGGATGGCACGAGACTGGTGACCGTGCCAAGGGCCGCTTCGAGTCCCGCTGGGGAGTGCCGGAATCGTGGGAGGAAGTGATACTGCAGGGGGCTTCTTTTCACGTCTCAAATCCATTGTTCGCGCAGTTGAACAGCACCATGAAGAATTTCCAAGATTACTCCGTGACCGACCTCGAGGCGTTGTTGCCCTCGGCGATCCCCGCGACCGAGTACAAGCCCCTCTATTGTGAGACGAAGGCCGCGGGCGGTGAGCTCGTCTCCAACACGTCCATCTACGACAAGGCCTACGGCACCTGGTCCTACACCAACACCCGTGATGGCGAGACGGTCACGGATGTGACGCCGGTTCGTACCTTCTACAGGGTGATGTGGCGGGCTATGGCTGCTGGCAACGGGGAGAGAACTCTCGTTCCCGCTATCTTCCCGCCGGGTGCGGCGGCCGTCCACTCGGTGAACTCCTACGGCCTTCCCGGATGTGCGAAAACATCGCTGGTTGGGCTCGTTGCTTCGATGGGGTCATTGCTTGCCGATTTTGTGATACGCAGTTCCGTCGGCTCGGGCATATCTCCAACTGCGGTAGAACGGCTACCGGTCGTTCCGAGCGACCACTGGCTAGCCCCGGCCGCGCATTTGCGCACCCTCCGCCTCAACTCCCTCACCACTGCCTACGCCGATCTCTGGCGTGACACCTTCGACTCCTCCTTCACCGCCGATGCCTGGACCGGTGGCCTCGACCGTCCGAACCGGCCCGCCCTCGGGGACGTCGGCCCGGAGTGGTCGATGGCGTCGCCGCTGCGGATCGATGAGGACCGCAGGCAGGCGCTGGTGGAGATCGACGCGATCATGGCGATCGTCACCGGGATCTCGATCGATGACCTGGTGACGATCTACCGCACCCAGTTCGGGGTGCTGAACGACTACGACCGCGGCGAGGGGAAGAAGGCGTACATCTTCGACGCGAACGGCCGGCAGATCCCGAGCGCCGTCCGCACCGCCTGGAACAAGGCGGGCCGACCCGAGACGGGCTTGCCGCTCGAGGACCGTACCGCCGTGCATCCCAGCGCCACCGGCACCGGCCGCACCATCGTGTACGAGCAGCCGTTCCGGATCCTCGATCGGGAAGCGGACATGCGCCAGGCCTACGCCGAGTTCACCCGGCGGATGGAGGAGAACGGATCATGA
- a CDS encoding DEAD/DEAH box helicase, with translation MHAQAVEEDAGVISPGSLVVVRDETWLVTSVEDTPDGPLYAVRGVSDFVKDTTASFYRSLDDISVLAPEDSTVVADTSPRYRRTRLWIESTLRKTPVPVDHPDLTVSTQMLADDLPYQREAVEMALDPERIRPRLLIADAVGLGKTLEIGMILSELIRRGRGRRILIVCPRHVLEQMQHELWTRFAIPFVRLDSEGVQQVKQQLPASRNPFTFFEKVIISIDTLKQDRFVHDLRHHRWDAVVIDESHNVTNQSTQNNQLAHVLAPNTDALILASATPHNGSNDSFAQLISLLEPTAVSPKREIAEDATQRLMIRRHRYSDSVKDEVGENWAERRPPEMLPVEPSPEELAVAHEIASTWTHPPAGHGPMSGRGSQLFPWTLAKAFLSSPVALRETLRNRAREILGKADAGTLAEIPPSSAFAAEAAALDRLGALNEACLPADGTPRSGKYQRLVQLLRDKGVARTSPERVVVFAERVATLSWLREHLLEDLKLKDDQIAVLHGGLTDVEQQRIVESFKQSSSAIRILITGDIASEGVNLHAQCHELVHFDVPWSLIRIEQRNGRIDRYGQRTPPQITALLLDLSEVDGFDGDIYVLRRLLEREKEAHEQLGDAASLMQKYDAGAEERALIDVLRSEKDVEDVLPEVAQIDPMSAFLQGLLAQDSAPTRRRDGHRAAQETSFATGLFTSDADFLLSGLTELHTEPGRPIASGGVDLVLDRSTGLIQFTPGENLGRRLDHLPQSYLKDRRVKETLHLTSRADVAAKRLRAALDDDTGTNWPDVHYLGPLHPVLDWMSDRVLGGVPSGEVFAIHGKVDQPWVIFQGTLTTARGQIVSSTVLGIANDHGTLRALPHTAPSSLFQEIGLDPDAIGTAVEDPAQYQALLRQAVPVAREFMEQRIAPGITAAAEARVQHWQEEQQRWEADAAHTRGQSALLLATRDALAVEKKLVTDMLPDRTFARPLLVVVPRPQA, from the coding sequence GTGCACGCACAGGCAGTCGAGGAGGACGCCGGCGTGATCTCGCCCGGCTCCCTGGTGGTCGTCCGTGACGAGACGTGGCTCGTCACCTCCGTGGAGGACACCCCGGACGGGCCGCTGTACGCGGTCCGCGGGGTGAGCGACTTCGTCAAGGACACCACCGCGTCCTTCTACCGCTCCCTCGACGACATCTCCGTCCTCGCCCCGGAGGACTCGACCGTCGTCGCGGACACCTCCCCGCGCTACCGCCGCACCCGGCTGTGGATCGAGTCCACCCTCCGCAAGACCCCGGTCCCCGTCGACCACCCGGACCTCACCGTCTCGACCCAGATGCTGGCGGACGATCTCCCGTACCAGCGCGAGGCCGTCGAGATGGCGCTGGACCCGGAGCGGATCCGCCCCCGTCTGCTGATCGCGGATGCGGTCGGCCTCGGAAAGACGCTCGAGATCGGCATGATCCTTTCGGAGCTGATTCGTCGCGGTCGCGGCCGGCGCATCCTTATCGTCTGCCCCCGCCATGTCCTCGAGCAGATGCAGCACGAGCTGTGGACCCGCTTCGCGATCCCGTTCGTGCGCCTGGACTCCGAGGGCGTGCAGCAGGTCAAGCAGCAGCTGCCGGCGTCGCGGAACCCCTTCACCTTCTTCGAGAAGGTGATCATCTCGATCGACACCCTCAAGCAGGACCGTTTCGTCCACGACCTGCGCCACCATCGCTGGGACGCGGTCGTGATCGACGAGTCGCACAACGTCACCAACCAGTCCACGCAGAACAACCAGCTCGCCCACGTGCTGGCACCGAACACCGATGCGCTGATCCTCGCCTCGGCCACCCCGCACAACGGCTCCAACGACTCCTTCGCCCAGCTCATCAGCCTGCTGGAGCCCACCGCCGTCTCCCCGAAGCGCGAGATCGCCGAGGACGCCACACAGCGCCTCATGATCCGCCGCCACCGTTACTCGGACTCGGTGAAGGACGAGGTGGGGGAGAACTGGGCGGAGCGCAGGCCGCCGGAGATGCTGCCGGTCGAGCCCTCCCCGGAAGAGCTCGCCGTCGCCCACGAGATCGCCTCGACCTGGACCCACCCGCCCGCGGGCCACGGCCCCATGTCCGGCCGCGGCTCCCAGCTGTTCCCGTGGACCCTCGCCAAGGCCTTCCTCTCCTCCCCGGTCGCGCTCCGCGAGACGCTCCGCAACCGCGCCCGCGAGATCCTCGGGAAGGCCGATGCCGGCACCCTCGCCGAGATCCCGCCCAGCAGCGCCTTCGCCGCCGAGGCGGCGGCCCTCGATCGCCTCGGCGCTCTGAACGAGGCCTGCCTCCCGGCCGACGGCACTCCCCGCTCGGGCAAGTACCAGCGTCTGGTCCAGCTGCTGCGGGACAAGGGCGTCGCCCGCACGTCGCCCGAGCGCGTGGTCGTCTTCGCCGAGCGCGTCGCGACCCTGTCGTGGCTGCGTGAGCACCTCCTGGAGGACCTGAAGCTCAAGGACGACCAGATCGCGGTGCTCCACGGTGGGCTCACCGACGTCGAGCAGCAGCGGATCGTGGAGTCCTTCAAGCAGAGCTCCTCCGCGATCCGCATCCTCATCACCGGCGACATCGCCTCCGAAGGTGTGAACCTCCACGCCCAGTGCCACGAGCTGGTCCACTTCGACGTGCCGTGGTCCCTCATCCGGATCGAGCAGCGCAACGGCCGCATCGACCGCTACGGCCAGCGCACACCCCCGCAGATCACCGCCCTGTTGCTGGACCTCTCCGAGGTCGACGGCTTCGACGGTGACATCTACGTGCTCCGCCGTCTCCTCGAACGTGAGAAGGAAGCCCACGAGCAGCTCGGCGACGCCGCGTCCCTCATGCAGAAGTACGACGCCGGCGCCGAGGAGCGCGCCCTCATCGACGTGCTCCGCAGCGAGAAGGACGTCGAGGACGTGCTCCCCGAGGTCGCACAGATCGACCCGATGAGCGCCTTCCTCCAGGGCCTCCTCGCCCAGGACTCCGCTCCTACCCGTCGCCGCGACGGCCACCGCGCCGCGCAGGAGACCTCCTTCGCCACGGGCCTGTTCACCTCCGACGCGGACTTCCTGCTCTCGGGCCTCACCGAGCTGCACACCGAGCCCGGCCGGCCGATCGCCAGCGGCGGGGTCGACCTCGTGCTGGACCGGTCCACGGGCCTGATCCAGTTCACCCCCGGCGAGAACCTCGGCCGGCGCCTCGACCACCTCCCGCAGTCCTACCTCAAGGACCGCCGCGTCAAGGAGACCCTGCACCTCACCTCCCGGGCCGACGTCGCCGCGAAGCGCCTGCGCGCCGCGCTCGACGACGACACCGGCACCAACTGGCCCGACGTCCACTACCTCGGCCCGCTCCACCCGGTCCTGGACTGGATGAGCGACCGCGTGCTCGGCGGCGTCCCGAGCGGTGAGGTCTTCGCGATCCACGGCAAGGTCGACCAGCCCTGGGTGATCTTCCAGGGCACCCTCACCACCGCCCGCGGCCAGATCGTCTCCTCGACCGTCCTCGGCATCGCCAATGACCACGGCACGCTGCGCGCCCTCCCTCACACCGCGCCCTCGTCCCTGTTCCAGGAGATCGGCCTCGACCCCGACGCGATCGGCACCGCCGTCGAGGACCCGGCCCAGTACCAGGCACTCCTCCGGCAGGCGGTGCCCGTCGCCCGCGAGTTCATGGAGCAGAGGATCGCCCCGGGCATCACGGCGGCCGCGGAAGCCCGCGTCCAGCACTGGCAGGAGGAGCAGCAGCGCTGGGAGGCCGACGCCGCCCACACCCGCGGCCAGTCCGCCCTGCTCCTCGCCACCCGTGACGCCCTCGCGGTGGAGAAGAAGCTCGTCACCGACATGCTCCCGGACCGCACCTTCGCACGCCCGCTGCTCGTCGTCGTCCCCCGTCCCCAGGCCTGA
- a CDS encoding HNH endonuclease produces MAVDISDLLERGALTMDDDVSFRTHVEVARLFGFEYKGHQQATIRLDEHTDVWFPKLFANRDWINALSPEGLEITMRPADGSQYGHRMETTRREDVIAFGKEGPSGDYRFLGVFRFNPLRSNDEEWVFDRIAASITLGGEERFGYQDGALRAGQDDLTAEAAPVNPDLVREFDQRIPEGQFAVEDREVLTRTRGSARRSFAEEVKSNYQWTCALTGIGTRAFLVASHIVPWSEDTSIRLDPSNGICLSTFVDRAFDAGYLEITPDGVSRVRWERVGDDAPLREELSRFDGVALARPQAGAPDPEKLRRRVELGY; encoded by the coding sequence ATGGCTGTGGACATCTCGGACCTGCTCGAGCGCGGTGCGCTGACCATGGACGATGACGTCTCGTTCCGCACCCATGTGGAGGTCGCCCGGCTGTTCGGGTTCGAGTACAAGGGGCATCAGCAGGCGACGATCCGGCTCGATGAGCACACGGACGTGTGGTTCCCGAAGCTCTTCGCGAACCGGGACTGGATCAACGCCCTCTCCCCCGAGGGTCTCGAGATCACGATGCGCCCGGCCGACGGCAGCCAGTACGGCCACCGGATGGAGACCACGCGCCGCGAGGACGTGATCGCCTTCGGGAAGGAGGGCCCCTCCGGGGACTACCGGTTCCTCGGAGTCTTCCGCTTCAACCCGCTCCGCTCCAATGACGAGGAGTGGGTGTTCGACCGCATCGCCGCCTCGATCACCCTGGGCGGCGAGGAGCGTTTCGGGTATCAGGACGGTGCGCTGCGCGCCGGCCAGGACGACCTCACGGCCGAGGCCGCTCCCGTGAACCCCGACCTGGTCCGGGAGTTCGACCAGCGCATCCCGGAAGGGCAGTTCGCCGTCGAGGACCGGGAGGTGCTGACGCGGACCCGCGGCAGCGCGCGGCGCTCCTTCGCGGAAGAGGTGAAGAGCAACTATCAATGGACATGCGCTCTCACCGGCATCGGCACCCGCGCGTTCCTCGTCGCCTCGCACATCGTGCCGTGGAGCGAGGACACCTCGATCCGCTTGGACCCGAGCAATGGGATCTGCCTGTCCACGTTCGTGGACCGGGCGTTCGACGCGGGGTACCTGGAGATCACTCCCGACGGGGTGAGCCGGGTGCGGTGGGAGCGGGTGGGCGACGATGCCCCGCTGCGGGAGGAGCTCTCGCGGTTCGATGGGGTCGCTCTGGCCCGACCGCAGGCTGGGGCGCCGGACCCGGAGAAGCTGCGGCGGCGGGTTGAGCTGGGGTACTGA